From a region of the Rouxiella sp. S1S-2 genome:
- the hrpA gene encoding ATP-dependent RNA helicase HrpA, which yields MKSTLAALSAQLDGLMLRDRQRLQRRLQGAKKINDPQALQGLTQELENAFQQGLQKVSSREASRPKIAYPDNLPVSQKKQDIFEAIRDHQVVIVAGETGSGKTTQIPKICMELGRGIKGLIGHTQPRRLAARTVANRIADELETSLGNTVGYKVRFNDQVSENTLVKLMTDGILLAEIQQDRMLMQYDTLIIDEAHERSLNIDFILGYLRQLLPKRPDLKVIITSATIDPQRFSKHFNNAPIIEVSGRTYPVDVRYRPVVDDADDGDRDQLQAIFDAVDELGRESRGDILIFMSGEREIRDTADALNRLDLPNTEVLPLYARLSNSEQNRVFQSHSGRRIVLATNVAETSLTVPGIKYVIDPGTARISRYSFRTKVQRLPIEAVSQASANQRKGRCGRVSDGICIRLYSEQDFLSRPEFTDPEILRTNLASVILQMTSLGLGDISAFPFVEAPDKRNIQDGVRLLEELGAINTPENGRYTLTEQGRSLAQLPVDPRLARMVLEAQKNSCLREVMIITAALSIQDPRERPMDKQQASDEKHRRFADKDSDFLAFVNLWDYLQEQQKALSSAQFRKLCRSDFLNYLRVREWQDIYTQLRQVVKELGLRINSTAADYRSVHCALLTGLLSHVGQKDVEKQEFTGARNARFSIFPGSGLFKKPPKWAIVAELVETSRLWGRIAAKIEPEWIEPLAQHLVKYSYSEPHWEKSQGAVMADEKVTLFGLPIVIARRVNYGSIDAVVSRELFIRHALVEGDWQTRHAFFRDNQRLRNEVEELEHKSRRRDILVDDETLFLFYEQRVGREVVSGKHFDTWWKTQPTDSLNFEKSMLIKEGAGKISALDYPNFWHQGNIKLRVTYQFEPGTEADGVTVHIPLPLLNQIEEQGFDWQIPGIRRELVMALIKSLPKPTRRNFVPAPNYADAFLGRATPFELPLLESMERELRRMTGVTVSRDDWQLEQVPDHLKMTFRIVDDKNKPLREGKSLTALKSTLKEQVQQTLSAVADDGIEQNNLHVWSFGALPDCYEQKRGGYEVKAYPALVDEKDSIAIKLFDSELEQSQAMWRGTRRLLLLNIPSPIKYLHEKLPNKAKLGLYFNPYGKVLDLIDDCISCGIDKLIAESGGPVWSEEKFAVLHEHVRAHLNETVVGIATQVEQILTTVFNINKRLKGRIDMTMALALSDIKAQMSGLIYRGFVTQNGWKRIPDTLRYLQAIEKRMDKLAMDPHRDRAQMLKVESVQQKWQQWLNKLPPVRQVSEEVQEVRWMLEELRVSYFAQQLGTPYPISDKRILQTIEQLA from the coding sequence GTGAAATCAACGCTCGCGGCACTATCAGCACAACTTGACGGGCTGATGCTACGTGACCGACAACGTCTGCAACGCCGTTTGCAGGGCGCTAAAAAAATTAATGACCCTCAGGCTTTGCAAGGACTGACTCAGGAGCTGGAAAACGCATTTCAACAGGGGCTGCAAAAAGTCAGCAGCCGTGAAGCATCACGCCCCAAGATTGCCTACCCTGATAATTTGCCGGTCAGTCAGAAGAAGCAGGACATTTTCGAAGCCATTCGCGATCATCAGGTGGTGATCGTCGCCGGTGAAACGGGATCAGGGAAAACCACGCAGATCCCGAAAATTTGCATGGAATTGGGCCGCGGCATTAAAGGCCTGATTGGCCACACCCAGCCGCGCAGGCTGGCGGCGCGCACGGTGGCAAACCGCATTGCTGACGAGCTTGAAACTAGCCTCGGCAACACTGTGGGCTATAAGGTCCGTTTTAACGATCAGGTGAGTGAAAATACCCTGGTCAAGCTGATGACCGACGGTATTCTGCTGGCCGAAATCCAGCAGGACAGAATGCTGATGCAATACGACACCCTGATCATTGATGAGGCGCACGAGCGCAGCCTTAATATCGATTTTATCCTCGGGTATTTGCGTCAACTGCTGCCCAAGCGGCCTGATTTAAAAGTCATTATCACTTCCGCGACCATTGATCCGCAGCGTTTCTCAAAGCACTTCAATAATGCGCCTATTATTGAGGTTTCTGGCCGCACTTATCCGGTTGATGTACGTTATCGTCCGGTTGTTGACGATGCAGACGACGGCGATCGCGACCAGTTGCAGGCTATTTTTGACGCGGTTGACGAGCTGGGCCGTGAAAGCCGTGGCGATATTCTGATCTTTATGAGCGGCGAGCGCGAAATACGCGATACCGCCGATGCGCTAAATCGCCTTGATTTGCCAAACACTGAGGTTCTGCCGCTGTACGCGCGTTTGTCTAACAGCGAACAGAACCGTGTGTTTCAGTCGCACTCGGGTCGCCGCATCGTGCTGGCGACCAACGTCGCCGAAACGTCACTCACCGTGCCGGGCATTAAATACGTTATCGACCCCGGCACGGCGCGAATTAGCCGCTACAGTTTCCGCACCAAGGTGCAACGGTTGCCGATTGAAGCCGTTTCACAGGCTTCGGCTAACCAGCGTAAGGGCCGCTGCGGACGCGTTTCTGACGGTATTTGTATTCGTCTTTATTCGGAGCAGGACTTTCTCTCGCGGCCTGAGTTTACCGATCCTGAAATTCTGCGTACTAATCTGGCCTCCGTTATCCTACAGATGACCTCGCTGGGGCTGGGCGATATTTCGGCGTTCCCGTTTGTGGAAGCCCCCGACAAGCGCAATATTCAGGACGGTGTGAGGCTTCTTGAAGAGCTGGGTGCGATTAATACCCCAGAAAACGGTCGCTACACCCTGACAGAACAAGGGCGCAGTCTTGCCCAGTTGCCGGTGGATCCGCGTTTGGCGCGCATGGTGCTTGAGGCGCAGAAAAATAGCTGCCTGCGCGAGGTGATGATTATCACCGCCGCGCTGTCGATTCAGGACCCGCGTGAACGCCCAATGGACAAACAGCAGGCCTCTGATGAAAAACATCGTCGATTTGCTGATAAAGACTCGGATTTCCTGGCCTTTGTTAACCTGTGGGACTATCTGCAGGAGCAACAAAAGGCGTTGTCGTCTGCGCAGTTCCGCAAGCTGTGTCGTAGCGATTTCCTTAACTATTTGCGCGTTCGTGAATGGCAGGACATCTATACCCAACTGCGTCAGGTCGTGAAAGAGCTGGGTCTGCGCATTAATAGCACCGCCGCGGACTACCGCAGCGTGCACTGTGCGCTGCTGACCGGTCTGCTTTCGCACGTCGGCCAGAAAGACGTTGAGAAGCAAGAGTTTACCGGCGCTCGCAATGCCCGCTTTTCCATATTCCCAGGTTCGGGACTTTTCAAAAAGCCGCCTAAATGGGCAATCGTCGCTGAACTGGTTGAAACAAGCCGACTTTGGGGGCGCATCGCAGCTAAAATTGAGCCTGAATGGATTGAGCCACTGGCACAACATTTAGTGAAATACAGCTACAGCGAACCGCACTGGGAGAAATCTCAGGGCGCAGTGATGGCTGATGAAAAAGTGACCCTGTTTGGCTTGCCGATCGTCATAGCACGTCGCGTAAACTACGGCAGCATAGACGCTGTGGTTTCCCGCGAGCTGTTTATTCGCCATGCGCTGGTCGAGGGTGACTGGCAAACGCGTCACGCCTTCTTCCGCGACAATCAGCGCCTGCGTAATGAGGTCGAAGAGTTGGAGCACAAGTCCCGCCGTCGCGATATTTTGGTCGATGACGAGACGCTATTCCTGTTTTATGAGCAGCGAGTGGGCCGAGAGGTGGTTTCCGGCAAACATTTCGATACCTGGTGGAAAACGCAGCCCACCGACAGCCTGAACTTTGAAAAAAGCATGCTTATCAAAGAGGGGGCGGGCAAAATTAGCGCCCTCGATTATCCTAATTTCTGGCATCAGGGAAATATTAAGCTGCGGGTTACCTACCAGTTTGAACCTGGCACAGAGGCTGACGGCGTTACCGTACACATTCCGCTGCCGTTGCTTAATCAAATTGAGGAACAGGGCTTTGACTGGCAGATCCCGGGCATTCGCCGCGAACTGGTCATGGCGTTGATCAAATCGCTGCCCAAACCGACTCGCCGCAATTTCGTGCCCGCACCCAACTATGCCGACGCCTTTTTAGGCCGAGCCACACCGTTTGAACTGCCACTGCTCGAGTCAATGGAGCGTGAACTGCGCAGAATGACGGGCGTTACGGTGTCACGTGACGATTGGCAGCTTGAACAGGTGCCCGATCATCTTAAAATGACGTTTCGCATCGTGGACGACAAAAACAAGCCGCTGCGCGAGGGAAAAAGCCTGACGGCATTGAAATCAACGCTGAAAGAGCAGGTCCAGCAAACGCTTTCTGCAGTGGCGGACGACGGCATTGAGCAAAACAATCTCCATGTCTGGAGCTTTGGTGCTTTGCCTGACTGCTATGAGCAAAAGCGCGGCGGCTATGAAGTGAAAGCTTATCCTGCGTTGGTGGATGAAAAAGACAGCATTGCAATCAAACTGTTCGACAGCGAGCTTGAGCAGTCACAGGCAATGTGGCGGGGTACACGGCGTTTATTGCTGCTGAACATTCCATCACCTATCAAGTATCTGCATGAAAAATTGCCTAATAAGGCCAAGCTGGGGCTCTATTTTAACCCTTATGGCAAAGTGCTTGACCTGATAGATGACTGTATTTCCTGCGGCATTGACAAACTGATTGCCGAGTCAGGCGGGCCGGTGTGGAGCGAAGAGAAGTTTGCTGTCCTGCATGAGCACGTGCGTGCGCATCTTAATGAAACGGTGGTGGGCATTGCGACGCAGGTCGAGCAAATTCTGACTACCGTGTTCAACATTAATAAGCGACTCAAAGGGCGCATTGATATGACGATGGCACTGGCGCTATCGGATATTAAAGCGCAGATGTCGGGGCTTATCTATCGCGGTTTTGTGACGCAAAATGGCTGGAAGCGCATTCCAGATACGCTGAGGTATTTGCAGGCCATTGAAAAACGCATGGACAAGTTGGCAATGGATCCGCACCGTGACCGCGCTCAAATGCTAAAAGTAGAAAGCGTGCAGCAGAAGTGGCAACAATGGCTGAACAAACTGCCGCCGGTGCGTCAGGTCAGTGAGGAAGTGCAAGAAGTGAGGTGGATGCTCGAAGAGCTGCGCGTCAGTTACTTCGCGCAGCAGCTCGGAACGCCTTATCCTATCTCGGATAAACGTATTTTGCAGACCATTGAGCAGCTGGCTTAA
- a CDS encoding serine protease: MRIALPLVLCFFCFALPAHADSTDSDSDSDTISLKEKTALFFGQDHRTHVSEVKSWPWQAIGQIETASGNLCTATLISEHLVLTAGHCVLAPPGKIDKVIALRFISQHQKWRYQITKLQTLVDPALGKKLKADGEGWIVPPQAASYDFALVRITDEKQKLPIKPLPLWEGTRDELTAALKANDRKVTQAGYPEDHLDDLYSHQDCLITGWAQPGVMSHRCDTLPGDSGSPLLLKQNGKWTLIGIQSSAPAAQDRYLADNRALAVPAIRAALVELSGHQLAN; the protein is encoded by the coding sequence ATGCGCATAGCTTTACCGCTTGTCTTGTGCTTTTTCTGCTTCGCCCTTCCTGCTCATGCCGACTCAACCGACTCGGACAGCGATTCAGACACAATAAGCCTTAAAGAAAAAACTGCCCTTTTTTTTGGCCAGGATCATCGTACACACGTGAGTGAAGTTAAAAGCTGGCCGTGGCAAGCGATTGGCCAGATTGAAACTGCCAGCGGTAATCTCTGCACCGCCACGCTCATCTCGGAACATTTGGTTCTGACTGCGGGACACTGCGTGCTGGCACCGCCGGGAAAAATCGACAAAGTGATTGCCCTACGCTTTATCTCGCAACATCAAAAATGGCGCTACCAGATAACCAAGCTACAAACGCTGGTTGACCCGGCGCTGGGAAAGAAACTGAAAGCCGACGGCGAGGGTTGGATTGTGCCACCGCAGGCCGCGTCTTATGATTTTGCCCTAGTGCGCATTACCGATGAAAAACAAAAACTGCCTATTAAACCACTGCCTCTGTGGGAAGGCACGCGTGACGAACTCACCGCAGCGTTGAAAGCCAACGATCGTAAAGTGACACAGGCAGGATATCCTGAGGATCACCTCGATGATTTGTACAGTCATCAGGACTGTCTGATTACCGGATGGGCTCAGCCGGGCGTCATGTCGCATCGTTGCGATACGCTGCCGGGCGACAGCGGTTCACCGCTGTTGCTGAAACAAAACGGTAAATGGACGTTGATTGGGATCCAAAGTTCGGCACCCGCCGCGCAAGACCGTTATTTAGCAGATAATCGTGCCCTGGCCGTTCCGGCAATCAGGGCAGCGTTGGTTGAATTAAGTGGTCACCAGCTGGCTAATTAA
- the asr gene encoding acid resistance repetitive basic protein Asr — MKKVLALVIAAAMGLSSAAFAAETTAAPAAAATTTTTAAPAAKAQAAKKHVKKHATKKKVAQKAQAAKKHVKKHAAKKPVAQKAQAAKKHVKKHAAKKPVAQKAQAAKKHVKKHAAKKPVAQKAQAAKKHVKKHAAKKPVAQKAQAAKKHVKKHAAKKPVAQKAQAAKKHVKKHAAKKPVAQKAQAAKKHVKKHAKKAAPAAK, encoded by the coding sequence ATGAAAAAAGTATTAGCTCTGGTAATTGCCGCTGCAATGGGCCTGTCTTCTGCAGCATTCGCCGCTGAAACTACTGCTGCTCCAGCTGCTGCTGCAACCACCACAACTACTGCTGCCCCTGCTGCAAAAGCTCAGGCTGCTAAAAAACATGTTAAGAAACACGCTACCAAGAAGAAAGTTGCACAGAAAGCGCAGGCTGCTAAAAAACACGTGAAAAAACACGCTGCTAAGAAGCCAGTTGCTCAGAAAGCGCAGGCTGCTAAAAAACACGTGAAAAAACACGCTGCTAAGAAGCCAGTTGCTCAGAAAGCACAGGCTGCTAAAAAACACGTGAAAAAACACGCTGCTAAGAAGCCAGTTGCTCAGAAAGCGCAGGCTGCTAAAAAACACGTGAAAAAACACGCTGCTAAGAAGCCAGTTGCTCAGAAAGCACAGGCTGCTAAAAAACACGTGAAAAAACACGCTGCTAAGAAGCCAGTTGCTCAGAAAGCACAGGCTGCTAAAAAACACGTAAAAAAACACGCTGCTAAGAAGCCAGTTGCTCAGAAAGCGCAGGCTGCTAAAAAACACGTGAAAAAACACGCTAAAAAAGCTGCTCCAGCAGCTAAGTAA
- a CDS encoding carboxypeptidase M32, with product MTTAYSQLRATFTRLSRFSHLSSIAGWDMQTMMPPEGSKARSEALAELSVLQHQILTAGKVGEWLEQAKQEDLNDLEQSNLREMARQYQHSALLPESLVEAKSLAGARCEHAWRRQRPANDWEGFVDNLREVVKLSRQEATLRSQAAGISRYDSLLDLYEPGMTAGKLDVIFGDLKTWLPQLLQKVVEKQKSLQFVQPQGPFDISKQKELGLSVMKRLGFNFDAGRLDISAHPFCGGVPQDVRITTRYRQDEFITAMMGVIHETGHARYEQNLPKEWLGQPVSNARSMGVHESQSLLFEMQLGCSEVFLKSVYPLVIEQFGQREGLSEQGFINLNQRVQPGLIRVDADEVSYPAHIILRYEIEQALIEGEIEVEDIPALWSSKMQQYLGLDTIGNYTNGCMQDIHWTDGGFGYFPTYTLGAMYAAQLFQTANKAIPTLQDDISRGDLTALFQWLNQNIWQHGSRFSTDQLITNATGETLNTDYFRKHLESRYL from the coding sequence ATGACGACAGCTTATTCACAGTTACGCGCAACGTTTACCCGCTTGTCGCGTTTCAGCCATCTTTCGTCCATCGCCGGATGGGACATGCAGACCATGATGCCACCGGAAGGCAGCAAAGCACGTTCTGAAGCCTTAGCTGAGCTCAGTGTACTCCAGCACCAAATTCTGACCGCGGGCAAGGTCGGCGAGTGGCTGGAGCAAGCCAAGCAGGAAGACCTCAACGACCTCGAGCAGTCCAACCTGCGTGAAATGGCGCGCCAATATCAGCATTCCGCCCTGCTGCCAGAAAGCCTGGTTGAAGCAAAATCATTGGCCGGAGCGCGCTGTGAGCACGCGTGGCGTCGCCAACGTCCGGCTAATGACTGGGAAGGATTTGTCGATAATCTGCGCGAAGTGGTCAAACTGAGCCGTCAGGAAGCCACGTTACGTTCACAGGCCGCCGGTATTAGTCGTTACGACTCGTTGCTGGACCTCTATGAACCCGGAATGACGGCAGGTAAGCTCGACGTTATTTTTGGTGATTTAAAAACCTGGTTGCCACAGCTGCTGCAGAAAGTCGTTGAAAAGCAAAAATCTCTGCAGTTTGTACAGCCGCAGGGCCCCTTTGATATCAGCAAGCAGAAAGAGCTGGGGCTGAGCGTAATGAAACGCCTGGGCTTTAACTTTGATGCAGGCCGTCTCGACATCAGCGCGCACCCTTTCTGCGGCGGCGTCCCGCAGGATGTTCGTATTACTACGCGCTACCGTCAGGACGAATTTATCACTGCTATGATGGGCGTAATCCATGAAACGGGCCATGCGCGCTACGAGCAAAATTTGCCGAAAGAGTGGCTGGGTCAGCCGGTTTCCAATGCCCGTTCAATGGGCGTTCACGAATCTCAAAGCCTGCTGTTTGAAATGCAACTGGGCTGCAGCGAAGTGTTCCTTAAGTCAGTTTATCCACTGGTCATTGAACAGTTTGGCCAACGCGAAGGACTGAGTGAACAAGGTTTCATTAACCTTAACCAACGCGTACAGCCGGGGCTTATTCGTGTGGATGCCGACGAAGTCAGCTATCCGGCGCATATTATTCTCCGTTACGAAATTGAGCAGGCATTGATCGAGGGTGAAATTGAAGTTGAAGATATTCCGGCACTGTGGAGCAGCAAAATGCAGCAGTATCTGGGACTCGACACCATCGGTAATTACACCAACGGCTGTATGCAGGATATTCACTGGACGGACGGCGGGTTTGGATATTTCCCGACATATACACTGGGTGCAATGTATGCAGCACAGCTGTTCCAAACGGCCAATAAAGCTATTCCGACGCTGCAGGATGATATTTCTCGTGGTGATTTGACGGCCCTGTTCCAATGGTTAAATCAAAACATCTGGCAACACGGCAGCCGTTTCTCAACCGACCAGCTGATTACTAACGCCACGGGTGAAACTTTGAATACCGACTATTTCCGCAAGCATCTCGAAAGCCGTTATCTGTAA
- the rstB gene encoding two-component system sensor histidine kinase RstB: MRKLFVQFFLLLLVCFLVMAMLVGLVYKVTAERTGRQSMNDLMKSSLYLMRSELREIPIKDWNKTISTLELNLSFKLHIEPLGKRKLSPALNDQLRDGEIVALDSEYTFIQRVPRSNYVLVVGPIPYLFYMHEMRLLDLGLLIFIGLSLALPVFLWMRPHWQDLLKLENSAQRLGNGYLDERTNFDSTSSLNRLGIAFNQMADNINTLIASKKQLIDGIAHELRTPLVRLRYRLAISENIPEAEQQAINRDIGQLESLIDELLTYARLDRPQVALHLTKINLPEWIEDKADDFRLVNTEHEIELDVTKAADFGGVDLRLMERVLDNLVNNAQRYANAKLRISLWQEGEEASLQVEDDGPGIPPEERLRIFEPFVRLDPSRDRATGGCGLGLAIVHSIAVAYQGRVMVDSSPLGGASIRFSWPIKPAFNLAIEPQ; this comes from the coding sequence ATGAGAAAACTTTTTGTTCAGTTCTTTCTGCTGCTACTGGTGTGTTTTCTGGTTATGGCGATGCTGGTCGGGCTGGTTTATAAAGTAACTGCGGAGCGCACTGGTCGTCAGTCGATGAACGACCTGATGAAAAGCTCACTCTATTTAATGCGCAGTGAGCTGCGTGAAATTCCGATCAAGGACTGGAACAAAACCATCAGCACGCTTGAGTTGAATCTCTCATTCAAGTTGCACATCGAGCCATTAGGCAAGCGTAAACTGAGCCCGGCGCTGAATGATCAACTGCGTGACGGCGAAATTGTTGCTCTCGACAGTGAATACACTTTTATACAGCGCGTTCCGCGCAGTAATTATGTGTTGGTTGTCGGCCCCATCCCTTATCTGTTTTATATGCACGAAATGCGGCTGCTCGATTTGGGACTGCTTATTTTTATCGGCCTGTCATTAGCTCTGCCGGTATTTTTATGGATGCGCCCCCACTGGCAGGACCTGCTCAAGCTTGAGAACTCCGCTCAGCGGCTCGGCAATGGGTATTTGGACGAGCGAACCAACTTTGACTCGACGTCGAGCCTAAACCGGCTGGGTATTGCCTTTAACCAAATGGCAGACAACATTAATACCCTGATTGCCAGCAAGAAACAGCTGATCGACGGCATCGCGCACGAGCTGCGAACGCCACTGGTGCGTTTGCGCTATCGGTTGGCGATCAGTGAAAATATTCCTGAGGCGGAACAACAGGCCATTAATCGCGACATTGGTCAGTTAGAGTCGCTTATTGATGAACTGCTGACCTACGCCCGTCTGGATCGCCCACAGGTGGCACTGCATTTAACTAAAATCAATCTGCCGGAGTGGATTGAAGACAAAGCGGACGATTTCCGGCTGGTAAATACCGAACATGAAATTGAACTCGACGTCACCAAAGCGGCAGACTTTGGCGGCGTAGATCTACGCTTAATGGAGCGGGTGCTCGACAATCTGGTCAACAACGCCCAGCGCTACGCCAACGCAAAACTGCGCATCAGCCTGTGGCAGGAGGGAGAAGAAGCCAGCCTACAGGTTGAGGACGACGGCCCGGGCATTCCGCCGGAAGAGCGGCTGCGAATATTCGAACCCTTTGTACGCCTCGACCCAAGCCGCGACCGCGCAACCGGCGGCTGTGGACTCGGACTGGCCATCGTTCATTCAATCGCGGTGGCCTATCAGGGACGCGTTATGGTCGACAGCAGCCCGCTCGGCGGCGCCAGTATTCGCTTTAGCTGGCCGATTAAACCGGCCTTCAATCTCGCAATAGAACCACAATAA
- the rstA gene encoding two-component system response regulator RstA, translating into MNKIVFVEDDAEVGKLIAAYLGKHDIEVLVEPRGDTAQARIELEEPDLVLLDIMLPGKDGMTLCRDLRPAYDGPIVLLTSLDSDMNHILSLEMGANDYILKTTPPAVLLARLRLHLRQRPTSQVEPEKTGKPIQKGNALHFGQLCIDPVNREVTLGDETITLSTSDFDLLWELATHAGRIMDREALLLNLRGVSYDGLDRSIDVAISRLRRKLYDNALEPFRIKTVRNKGYLFAPNAWESVQG; encoded by the coding sequence ATGAATAAAATCGTTTTTGTAGAAGATGACGCCGAGGTTGGTAAGCTTATCGCCGCCTATTTGGGTAAGCATGACATTGAGGTTCTGGTTGAACCTCGTGGCGACACCGCTCAGGCAAGAATCGAGCTTGAAGAGCCTGATTTGGTGTTACTTGACATCATGTTACCTGGCAAAGACGGCATGACGCTCTGTCGCGACCTGCGTCCGGCCTACGACGGCCCTATCGTGTTGCTGACCTCATTGGACAGCGACATGAACCATATTCTGTCGCTCGAAATGGGCGCCAATGACTATATTCTTAAAACGACGCCACCCGCCGTGCTGCTGGCGCGCCTGCGCCTGCACCTTCGTCAGCGTCCAACCAGTCAGGTTGAGCCAGAAAAAACCGGCAAACCGATTCAAAAAGGCAATGCCCTGCACTTCGGCCAGCTGTGTATTGATCCCGTCAACCGCGAAGTCACGCTAGGTGATGAAACGATTACGCTCTCAACCTCGGACTTCGACCTGCTTTGGGAATTGGCCACTCACGCCGGTCGAATCATGGACCGCGAGGCGCTGCTGCTTAATCTGCGCGGTGTGAGCTACGACGGGCTGGATCGCAGTATCGACGTTGCCATTTCACGCCTGCGCCGCAAACTTTACGATAACGCCCTTGAGCCTTTTCGTATCAAGACCGTCCGCAACAAAGGCTACTTATTTGCGCCTAATGCCTGGGAGTCGGTGCAGGGATGA
- the folM gene encoding dihydromonapterin reductase encodes MTELTPAAPVLITGGAKRIGLALAESLLQQNIPVIVSYRHPYPALDSLTEKGACCIQADFSDNAGILAFAEKVKANTSKLRGIIHNASAWVAESPDTAPQDTMAMMLQIHVYTPYLLNLELEACLRGQGTAGADIIHITDFVVEKGSKKHIAYSASKAALDNMTLSFARKLAPEVKVNSIAPALILFNPDDDAEYREHALNKSLMKIEPGEGEIVSLVDYILRSNYVTGKTHCVDGGRRLR; translated from the coding sequence TTGACCGAATTAACCCCTGCTGCGCCGGTGCTTATCACCGGTGGAGCAAAGAGAATTGGACTGGCGCTGGCCGAGTCATTACTGCAGCAAAATATTCCGGTGATTGTCAGCTATCGTCACCCTTACCCTGCGCTCGATAGCCTGACTGAGAAAGGTGCCTGCTGTATTCAGGCTGACTTCTCCGACAACGCCGGCATTTTGGCATTCGCTGAAAAAGTGAAAGCCAACACCAGCAAGCTACGCGGCATTATTCACAATGCCAGCGCATGGGTGGCCGAATCGCCGGACACGGCCCCGCAGGACACCATGGCTATGATGCTGCAAATTCACGTTTATACGCCCTACTTGCTCAATCTGGAGCTTGAGGCGTGTCTTCGTGGTCAGGGTACGGCAGGAGCAGATATCATTCATATTACTGATTTCGTGGTCGAAAAAGGCAGTAAAAAACATATTGCCTACTCGGCGAGTAAGGCAGCGCTCGATAACATGACCCTGTCTTTCGCACGAAAGCTGGCCCCTGAGGTCAAAGTTAATTCGATTGCTCCGGCCCTCATATTGTTTAATCCCGACGACGACGCCGAGTATCGTGAACACGCCTTAAATAAATCGTTGATGAAAATTGAACCAGGTGAAGGCGAAATTGTTAGCCTGGTTGATTACATCCTGCGCAGCAACTATGTGACCGGCAAAACACACTGTGTCGACGGCGGCCGAAGACTGCGTTAA
- the ydgH gene encoding DUF1471 family protein YdgH has protein sequence MKQTKTIIASAVVLLISQFSVLSAAQAAEEISPGKAAALKPFDRIAFTGRFNNLGDASDEASKRADKLGADYYYIQDTNSANDSGNWRVVVDLFHKDAPKAAPEPVLNSVNGVSGVKQLPKEVAFQLEPFDTVTVSGFFRSQPDVIESIAKAAKAKGAYSFFIVRQIDANNGGNQYVTAFIYKKDAPKRVTQSPDAIPYDSDAGRAALAAGGAEAKKVEIPGVASSSSPSRSVGLFFETQSSTGKRYSVTLPDGRKVEEVNNVTAAQMTPFDSVTFTGHFNSMTDVSEEVAKRAADKGAKFYHVTRQWQNKSGGNLTVTADLFK, from the coding sequence ATGAAGCAGACGAAAACGATCATCGCATCGGCCGTTGTTTTATTAATCTCGCAATTCTCTGTTTTGTCTGCAGCTCAGGCAGCAGAAGAAATCAGTCCCGGGAAAGCAGCCGCCCTTAAGCCCTTTGATCGCATTGCATTTACTGGTCGATTTAACAACTTGGGTGATGCGTCAGACGAAGCATCAAAACGTGCCGATAAACTTGGCGCGGACTACTACTATATTCAAGACACCAACAGCGCCAACGACAGTGGCAACTGGCGCGTGGTGGTTGACCTGTTCCACAAGGATGCGCCAAAAGCCGCTCCGGAACCGGTGCTTAACAGCGTTAATGGCGTAAGCGGCGTTAAACAGCTGCCTAAAGAAGTGGCCTTCCAGCTTGAACCTTTCGATACTGTTACTGTAAGCGGTTTCTTCCGCAGCCAGCCTGACGTGATTGAATCCATTGCTAAAGCGGCGAAAGCCAAAGGTGCTTACTCATTCTTTATCGTGCGTCAAATTGATGCCAACAACGGCGGCAATCAGTACGTCACGGCGTTTATCTATAAAAAAGATGCCCCAAAACGCGTAACGCAAAGCCCTGATGCGATTCCTTACGATTCTGACGCAGGCCGTGCAGCGCTCGCCGCGGGGGGTGCCGAAGCCAAGAAAGTTGAAATTCCCGGCGTCGCCTCTTCCTCAAGCCCAAGCCGCAGCGTAGGCCTGTTCTTTGAAACGCAATCGTCTACCGGCAAGCGCTACTCCGTGACTCTGCCAGACGGCAGAAAAGTGGAAGAAGTGAATAACGTGACAGCGGCACAGATGACACCGTTTGACTCCGTTACCTTCACCGGTCACTTCAACAGCATGACCGACGTTTCTGAAGAAGTGGCTAAGCGCGCCGCTGATAAGGGTGCCAAGTTCTACCACGTGACTCGTCAGTGGCAGAACAAAAGTGGCGGTAACCTGACTGTGACCGCTGATCTGTTCAAGTAA